AAACAGACCGATGAAAATGCATACAGATTTTCAAAACCAAAGGGCGAACAGAAAAAGCCAGTTTATTGCCACATTATAGCCATTAGAAATATTATCCATGATTTGATGGCTGACAGCTGGTCAGAAAAAGATTCGCATCGCGTAAAGGGTATCTATTACAAAGATGCCAAAGCTATGATTTTTAATTTAAAGGCCGCAACCCGGCAGGAACCTTATTCTGCATCCAAAAAAGATTAATAGCTTTTTGTATCGTTAGCAGCAGCCGCCTGGATTGAATTTCGGGCGGCTAACTGCATTTCGCTTATCTCATGGTTTATATTATACTTTTTGGCGATACCATACTTTTTAGCGAAAGATAGAGGAATCGCTTAATTGTATCAAACATTGCGCCCTTAGACATAACTGAACGCCTATTTTGATACAATGTGTATCGGGATAGGCGTTCAGTTTTTTATTGAAAAAGCGCCTATTTACAAGGCTTCCTCAATACTTTCTAACGAAAACAGGCTCTGCGGCGGTGGTCAAATCACTGCCGAAGGGCCTGTTTCATATTTTTCGGATTAAACCTTTTAACGAAAGGTCGTTACCGTGTGCACTTTTTAATTATTTATCAGTAAAAAAAGCCGGAGCCTATTCAGCTCCGACCTCAATTTCAGTTCCGTTGTAGAATACGAAGGTGATATGTCCATCTTGATGGACGATGCCTTTCTCCACCATGACCGTCCAAATGGTGTCCTCCCATTTGTCGAGGACCATCGGATTCTTTTTTAGCGTTCGGATAAACAGTGACATAGCCTTGTCCTGCTGTTGACGCAAGGTTCGTTCGGCCTTCAGTTTTTCGAGTTTACTGACTGCATCCTCATAGCGTTTATTTAGGCTGTTGTATTTTTTCAAGTATCTATCCTGCGATTGCGCGGTAGAAGCGTTTTCCTTAACCACCGACTTGACCGTCTCGGCCACGATCTCGGTCTCCTCAAGCTGGCGGGTGATTTCTGCATTAAGGCCATCAAAGTCCGTCAGGCTCCGGCGCATGAGCTCACAGTCAGCAATTACCTGCGACCGCTTCTCCATCAGATGGTTATATGCCTTGATGAACATGGCCTGAATGGTATCGGTATCAAGGACCGGGGTGCCGCATCTCTTTTCGTTATCAAACTTGCTGTTGCACTGCCATATTACTCTGCGGTACCGGTCGGTAGAGTGCCATACCTTCTGGCCATAGTATCCGCCGCAATCGGCGCAGACCAGCTTGGTGGAAAGTACGCTCTTTCCGCTGTAGGCCCGTCCGAACTGCTTACGTCTGACAAATTCGGCCTGAACCTGATCCCACTCATCTGGCTCAATTATGGCCGGGTGGCTGCCTTGAACATAGTACTGCGGAACCTCACCTTCATTGGGCTTCATTTTCTTCTGCAGGAAATCAACAGTAAACTTTTTCTGAAGAAGCGCATCACCTTTGTACTTTTCGTTGGTAAGGATGCTTTCTACTGTTGTTTTGCTCCATTTACTGCTGCCGCCCGGCGACGGAATGTTTACACTTTCAAGGTATTTACAGATGCCAGACGAGGTTTTGCCATCAAGGAAAAGCCGATAAATGAGTTTTACAATAGACGCTTCCTTTTCAACAATAACCGGGTAGCCATTTTCTCCCTTCTTGTAGCCGAGAAAACGTTTATAAGGCATACTGACTTTTCCGTCCGAAAAGCGTTTTCGCTGGCCCCATGTGATATTTTCAGAAATGGACCGGCTCTCTTCCTGTGCCAGCGAAGACATGATGGTTATAAGCAGCTCGCCTTTGCCATCGAAGGTATAAATACCCTCCTTCTCGAAATAGCACTCGACGCCGTTTTCCTTCAGTTTGCGGATAGTTACAAGGCTGTCAACGGTGTTGCGGGCAAAACGGCTAACCGACTTGGTGACAATCAGGTCAATTTTCCCGGCGAGCGCGTCTGAAACCATCGTTTTGAAGCCCTCGCGGTGCTTGGTATTGGTGCCGGATATACCTTCGTCGGTATAAACCTTGATAAATTCCCATTCCGGTTTTGACTGAATGAACTTGGTATAATAATCGACTTGCGCCTCATAGCTGGTGAACTGCTCATCACTGTCGGTGGAAACGCGAGCATATCCGGCAACGCGGCGCTTTCTTACCGTGGCTGACGGCAAATGTGTCAGCGGATTTATAGTCGGCGGTATTACTGTTACTTTTGGCATCCGTTTTTCCTCCTCTCAAGGGTTTTCCGCCGGGCAGCAGCTTTCATTTCATCTGTCCAGCTTTGGCTACGAGACCGGTCTTTCCACTGCATTTTGGTCTCGGTCCCGTCTCTAAATTGGTAAATCAGTGTATTCTCGGCGCAAACTCGGATGTGAGCCACACGATCAGAAAAGGTTTGTTGATTAAAATCGTCAATGCCAAGGACCTCTGCGGTAATGCTCATCAGAGTAGATTCCGGTATCTGCTTTGATGCACAGGCAGCCTTGCCAATTGTGTTGTATGTGCCGCAAATCCAGACGGGGCCGGTATGTGTAACTTTGCGTCGGTAGTTTTTACCGCAAATGCAGCAAACCAGCTTCCCAGAAAACGGGTACGTCGCTTTGGGCACATTCGCCTTTTTGAACCTTTTTGCGCGTTGAGCCATTTCAGACTGAGCTGCTTCAAATGTCCTCGGACTGATGATTGCCTCGTGCGTATTCTCCGCATGATACATTGGGAGCTCGCCATGGTTAACAAGCGTTTTCTTTGTAATATGGTTTTCCCTGTAGGTTTTCTGAAGAAGCAAATTGCCCGTGTAAGTATAGTTTCGAAGAATTTTCATAATCGTATTGTGATACCAGGGCTTACCGTTTCGAGTTTTGTAGCCCTCAGCATTCAGCCTATTGGCGATGGCGTTATATCCAAGCCCTTCAAGATAATATTCGAAAATCAGCTTAACCAGTGCGGCCTCATCCGGGACAACTACATATTTCCCTTTTTCGTAGCTGTATCCCAGAATAGTGCCGTTCCAGGGCATCCCTTCCTCGAAATTTCTCCGGATGCGCCACTTCTGATTTTCACTTGCCGAACGACTTTCTTCCTGTGCGTAGGATGCGAGAATCGTCATCATCAATTCTCCGTCTCCGCTCATCGTATGGATGTTCTGCTCTTCAAAATAAATGTCCACCCCCAACGCCTTGAATTCACGAACCGTCTGTAAAAGGGTAACAGTGTTTCGTGCAAAGCGGGAGATGGACTTGGTAAGTACCATATCGACTTTTCCGGCGCGACAGTCGGCTATCAGCCGCTGGAAATTGTCTCTGCTGTCTTTCGTGCCGGTTTTGGCTTCATCAGCATAAACACCGACGTACAGCCAGTCATTGTGGTTCTGTATGAGATTGCTGTAATAGCTAACCTGCGCTGATAGCGAGTGGAGCATCGCATCCTTGCCGCTGGAAACGCGGGCATATGCAGCGACCTTCTTTTTCTGTTCGAGCTTTGGCAGTTTTGGCACTACCGTTATGGTCCTTGGCATTTTGTCACCCCCTTGTAGTGTGACATATTACCGTTGAACCCGCTATATATCAAGTCAATCCCGCGATATAAACTACACGAAGATATTCCGTATTTTTCGGCTATGATTGTATCAATTTTGGCGTAATCTTCCGGGGTTAAAATCTTCTTCAATAGCATCTTTTTTGCCTGCATCATGGACGCAAGGTAGCTCTCCAGTTTGGCACGGTAGGCGTCATTCATGGGGGTAACGCTCCTCTCCGAAGCGAGCCGCAATATAGCAAGCGTGGCAACAATATTTTCTGTTCTTATTTCCGTATGCTGAGAAAGGCTTCCCGCAATAGGTACAAGTAAAATGATATACAGCCTTGCGGTTCACACAGTCAAGGTGACTATTCCACCACAACGTTCGGCAAGCATCAGAGCAGAATTTTCTCGGTTTGTGTCCAGTAGCTATTTTTATTGGCTTTCCGCACTGCTTGCAGATGACGGTGTTCGTCATAGTATCACTGTCAAGGCCATTCCTACGGCAAAAGGAGCGCACCGTATTATCTGAAATGCCAAGCTTTTGGCCGATTTTTATATAACCGTAGCCTTGATGACGCAAAGTTGCAATGGTTTCTCGTCGTTCGTTTGTCATAGGTTGTCCTCCAGTCTGAGGACTTCCGCCCTCACTACCCAATGGAGGCAAAAACGCCGTCTGGCCGAAAAGTCGAAGAAAAAAATTGCTCATAATGCAGCCTCCGGTTGAAGGCGGATTTTTCCGTCTCCACCCTACACAGGACAGAAAGGCCGCGTTTGAACGAAAAAAATAAAGGCCCGACAGGATTTTTTTCCCGTCGAGCCTTAAAACAATGTGTTACGGCTTTGCCGCATAGTCCAGTGAAATCCAGCCATTCTGGCCAGCCTGATAAGATTTGAGCAGTCCCCACTTGGTCGCTCCGGTGTCGTTCGCTTCCCCGACAATTGTGAATACACCCTTGCGTGTGAAGCGATTCACGGTGTCGTACTCATATTATTTTTCTCCCTTATCGCTGTGGTCCTTTAGCTGTTCCAGTACGTCCTTGAGTTTTTGCGGCACCGGAAGTCCGATAATTGTCGTGTTTTCCAGAATGCTGATGCCCTCGTTGGAAAGATAGAAGAAGATGACCGCCGTGCGAATGGCGCTGCCGTTGCCGATGATCTGCACATCGACGATGTTTGCCATGCCAATAAGAATAAAAATGAGCACCTTTTTGCAGATGCCCTTGAATCCAACTTCACTCGAAACTTTTTTCTGAATCGCGGCCACCATCACGCCTGTGATATAGTCGAGAATCACGAGGGCGAGCAGCGCGTACAGAAAGCCGTCAGTCCCTCCTAGAAACCAGCCGAGCATCCCGCCAATGGCTGTGAATGCGACCTGAATTCCAGTCCAGATTTCCTTCATTTTCATTTACCTCCTTATGCTTTTACGTATGAAAAAAGCGGCCGCCCGTATGGACGACCGCTCAAAAGAGATTAACCGTTCAGAGAAGCCTTGACTTTAAAAGCTGTCCATTCGCGGTGTTGATCCGGGTCCATCGGACCCATGATTGTGTAAACAATGTTGCCACGGATCAGTCTGCAGGAAGCGGTAATCAGCGGATTATACCTCAAGATAACATTTGCCGCATCAATAACCTGGACAGACTGGGCAATCCACGCTTCGGAGCCACCCAAAGGAAACCATTTGCACCGCAGATAACGGGGCGGATCGGTGGAAAGCGTATTGCCAAGGTCAATCCAGCTTATTGTCTGATGAATGCCTGTACCAGTGACAACTTTCCTCTGGATGCGGATTATGGTCCGCAACTCGCTGATATGCATTTTGTATCTCATGGCAGGCACTCCTAAAACGCGTCTTTGCGGATACCAAAAAGGAGAGCGCGGAGCATGGAAGTCAGTTCTCCAAAATCCGCGTTTTCCCGGTTTTCGTACAGATAGGCCACCGCGTAAAGTTCCGCAATCCGCGAAGTCTCTTTTGAAGCGAGAAGCTCCGTTTCATCTACACGCGCAATGTCCATACACAACTTCTCTGCTGTTTCAATAAACCCTGTTATCACAGAGTCCTCATCCGCAGAGTCAATGTGCAGATAAAGTTTTGCTTCATCCAGTGTAATCAGCATTGGCTTACGCCCCCGCACCTTTGATGGCAAGTGCTTTGACCGCTTCAGGAAGAACCAGCTTTCCATCTACACGCTGGCTGGCAAGGAAACCTACCTGACCATTTGCGGCATAAAGCTCGTTCAAGCGCTGAAAAGAGCGGCCCTGTCTGTCCGCAATCCAGTAGTAGCTGTAATCACCGAAAGCCATAACTTTATTTCCGGCTGCGATCTCCGGAACAAAAGTGCTGGTGTAGTACGGACGGCTAAGAATCATATCCGGCTGCCCCATTTGGATTGACGGCTGCCAGATGTAGTTGCCGTTGCTGTCTTTTAGTTTGCGCAATGCTTTCACAGTGGAATCATTCAGAATCCAGGCCGCGTTTCTACGGTAAGGAGTGCGCAGGGAATGATAAAGATCCATTACATCATCAAACGTAATAGAAGCACTGGCAGCGGTAACACCGATTTCCGCGCTGGTTAACAGCCCGGTAGGCTTGCTGCTTCCGTCACCAATGAGAAAGGCTTCCTCCTCCTTTGTACCGATCCGGCGGGCAAACTCGTTTGCAATATAGCTTTCCAGATTGAAAACGCTGTCGTTCAAAAGCTCATCGGAAATTTTGATGATGGTTCCCAGCTTGAACGCGCCGATGGTTGCCTGCCCGAACGCGTCGTCGCTTTCCGGATAAAGGCCATTCTCATCCATCCAGCTCGCTTCGCCGTGCCCGGTAACAATCGGGATTTTGCGGTCGCCGCTGGCCGTCTGAATAATGGTTGCGAGGGTGCGCATGAAATTCTGCTCCTGCAGCTTATCAATCAACTGCTGCTCAAACTCATCCGGCACCAGATAGCCGCCCTTTGCATCCGTTCCCACAGAA
This genomic window from Caproicibacterium sp. BJN0003 contains:
- a CDS encoding recombinase family protein encodes the protein MPKVTVIPPTINPLTHLPSATVRKRRVAGYARVSTDSDEQFTSYEAQVDYYTKFIQSKPEWEFIKVYTDEGISGTNTKHREGFKTMVSDALAGKIDLIVTKSVSRFARNTVDSLVTIRKLKENGVECYFEKEGIYTFDGKGELLITIMSSLAQEESRSISENITWGQRKRFSDGKVSMPYKRFLGYKKGENGYPVIVEKEASIVKLIYRLFLDGKTSSGICKYLESVNIPSPGGSSKWSKTTVESILTNEKYKGDALLQKKFTVDFLQKKMKPNEGEVPQYYVQGSHPAIIEPDEWDQVQAEFVRRKQFGRAYSGKSVLSTKLVCADCGGYYGQKVWHSTDRYRRVIWQCNSKFDNEKRCGTPVLDTDTIQAMFIKAYNHLMEKRSQVIADCELMRRSLTDFDGLNAEITRQLEETEIVAETVKSVVKENASTAQSQDRYLKKYNSLNKRYEDAVSKLEKLKAERTLRQQQDKAMSLFIRTLKKNPMVLDKWEDTIWTVMVEKGIVHQDGHITFVFYNGTEIEVGAE
- a CDS encoding recombinase family protein; amino-acid sequence: MPRTITVVPKLPKLEQKKKVAAYARVSSGKDAMLHSLSAQVSYYSNLIQNHNDWLYVGVYADEAKTGTKDSRDNFQRLIADCRAGKVDMVLTKSISRFARNTVTLLQTVREFKALGVDIYFEEQNIHTMSGDGELMMTILASYAQEESRSASENQKWRIRRNFEEGMPWNGTILGYSYEKGKYVVVPDEAALVKLIFEYYLEGLGYNAIANRLNAEGYKTRNGKPWYHNTIMKILRNYTYTGNLLLQKTYRENHITKKTLVNHGELPMYHAENTHEAIISPRTFEAAQSEMAQRAKRFKKANVPKATYPFSGKLVCCICGKNYRRKVTHTGPVWICGTYNTIGKAACASKQIPESTLMSITAEVLGIDDFNQQTFSDRVAHIRVCAENTLIYQFRDGTETKMQWKDRSRSQSWTDEMKAAARRKTLERRKNGCQK
- a CDS encoding SHOCT domain-containing protein, with the translated sequence MNDAYRAKLESYLASMMQAKKMLLKKILTPEDYAKIDTIIAEKYGISSCSLYRGIDLIYSGFNGNMSHYKGVTKCQGP
- a CDS encoding RNA polymerase subunit sigma-70 — protein: MSNFFLRLFGQTAFLPPLGSEGGSPQTGGQPMTNERRETIATLRHQGYGYIKIGQKLGISDNTVRSFCRRNGLDSDTMTNTVICKQCGKPIKIATGHKPRKFCSDACRTLWWNSHLDCVNRKAVYHFTCTYCGKPFSAYGNKNRKYCCHACYIAARFGEERYPHE
- a CDS encoding phage holin family protein is translated as MKEIWTGIQVAFTAIGGMLGWFLGGTDGFLYALLALVILDYITGVMVAAIQKKVSSEVGFKGICKKVLIFILIGMANIVDVQIIGNGSAIRTAVIFFYLSNEGISILENTTIIGLPVPQKLKDVLEQLKDHSDKGEK
- a CDS encoding head-tail adaptor protein encodes the protein MRYKMHISELRTIIRIQRKVVTGTGIHQTISWIDLGNTLSTDPPRYLRCKWFPLGGSEAWIAQSVQVIDAANVILRYNPLITASCRLIRGNIVYTIMGPMDPDQHREWTAFKVKASLNG
- a CDS encoding head-tail connector protein: MLITLDEAKLYLHIDSADEDSVITGFIETAEKLCMDIARVDETELLASKETSRIAELYAVAYLYENRENADFGELTSMLRALLFGIRKDAF
- a CDS encoding phage major capsid protein, with amino-acid sequence MNQILKLREKRAKAWEAAKAFLDAKRGADGLISTEDSATYDKMEAEVINLGKEIDRLERQDEIDAELAKPTSQPITNQPGKNGAEAKTGRASDAYKKAFWNSIRKSNFYDVSNDLSVGTDAKGGYLVPDEFEQQLIDKLQEQNFMRTLATIIQTASGDRKIPIVTGHGEASWMDENGLYPESDDAFGQATIGAFKLGTIIKISDELLNDSVFNLESYIANEFARRIGTKEEEAFLIGDGSSKPTGLLTSAEIGVTAASASITFDDVMDLYHSLRTPYRRNAAWILNDSTVKALRKLKDSNGNYIWQPSIQMGQPDMILSRPYYTSTFVPEIAAGNKVMAFGDYSYYWIADRQGRSFQRLNELYAANGQVGFLASQRVDGKLVLPEAVKALAIKGAGA